The genome window TCCTGGCTCCGGCGGCGACGAGTGCGGCCACGGCGTCGGCGCAGCCCCTGGCGGCAGCGCGCAGCAGCGGCGTGTCGCCCTCGGCGTCGCGCGCCTCCACGTCGGCGCCCGCGGCCAGCAGCACGCGCGCCACCCCCAGGTTTCCAGCGCGCACCGCGTAGTGCAGCGGCGTCGAGCCGCTCGAGTCGGCCGCGTCCACGTGTGCGCCGGCCTCCACcagcgcctccgccgcccccgggcAGCCCGCGGCCGCCACGGCGTGCAGCGGGGTGTCGCCGTTGGCGTCGCGGGCGTTGGGGTCGACGCCGGCTGCCAGCAGCGTCCTCACTGCCGTGCCGCTGCCCTTGATCGCCACGCAGTGCAAGTCGCTCCACCCGCTTCCCCAGCTGGAAGTCTGCTTCAGTGCGAGGCGCACCCCCTCGACGTTGCAGCTTTCGGCTGCCAAGAGCAGCTGTATCTTTACCAGACAGCGAGACACGCCCCTGTCGTACAACGCCATCAGGACACTCGTGTGGCCACCTTCGCAGGCAAGGTGCACCGCCGTGTTTCCTTCAGAGTCCTGGCTCTCCGGGTCGCTGCCGGCGTCCAACAGCAGCCTGAAGGCGTAAACGTTGCCACTGGCGGCGGCGGCGTGGAGGGCCGTGCGCCCGCTGCCGTCTCTCACGTCGTAGTCGGCGCCCGCCTCCAGCAGCAGCCGTACCGCCGCGTCGCGCCTGCTGGCTGCCGCCACGTGCAGCGGCGTCGACCCACACTCGTCCAGGCGCGCCGACGCTAGCTTCGCGTCCACCGACAACGCCAGCCTCATCAGTTGCAGGTGTCCCGCTGTGCAGATATCCCGCATCAGCGAGGCAGCGGTCTCTCTGATGGACAGCCGTCTCTTTGTGACAAGCAGATCCTTTGCAGACATGCCACCTTGAAGCATTTTCTCGATCCATTCCCACGAGTCAGTCTCCTCTGCGAAGCGTACAGGGGTCCATCTGAAGACCTCCTCTACTGTCCACTTCTTGGTCGTCATTTTGGCGCGGCACTCCTGGAACAATGATACTTTCGAGATGAAACGTGCACAATGTGGCAGCTGTTTTAGAGTTGTGATAATTTTGCCGAATTATCGTTTCTCTTCACTATaactaaattaataaattaaaggaacatctacatctacatttatactccgcaagacacccaacggtgtgtgccggagggcactttacatggcactgtcattacctccctttcctgttccagtcgcgtatagttcgcgggaagaacgactgtcggaaagcctccgtgcgccctcgaatctctctaatttttcattagtgatctgctcgggaggtataagtagggggaagcaatatattcgatacctcatccagaaacgcaccctctccaaacctagataccgcgatgcagagcgcctctcttgcagagtctgccacttgagtttgctaaacatctccgtaacgctatcatgcttaccaaataaccctgtgacgaaatgcgccgcttttctttggatcttctctatctcctctgtcaacccgaccgggtacagatctcacactgatgagcaatactcaagtgcaggtggaacgagtgttttgtaagccacctcctttgttgatggactacattttctaaggagtctcccactgaatctcaacctggcacccacttaccaacaattaattttatgtgatcatcccacttcagatcgttctgtacgcatactcccacatattttacagaagtaacttctaccagtgtttgttccgctatcatataatcatacagttaaggatccttctttcgatttattcgcaatgcattacatttgtctatgttaagggtcagttgccactccctgcaccaagtgcctatctgctgcatatcttcctgcatttccctgcaattttctaatgctgcaacttacctgcatactacagcatcatccgcaaaaagtctcatggaacctccaacactatctactaggtcatttctgTATATCGGTGTTTAATGCCTGTAACTCACCACTGGCATCTTACTATTCATTGAGTGGCAGCCTATGGAGGGTTACTTACTTTCACTGTCCACATACGCTTTGGCGACGTAACCTTCTCTGAATAGTTTTGCCCGTTATTTGAAATACATTTAGGCCCATCTAAATTTTAGGAACAATTCCTTCACTGATTGAATTTATTAAGGTCGCTACAGATAACGCAGTGGTATTCTATAGGGCAGTCAGAGAAAGCTAAATACCGGTAGCTAAACTTGAGCCAAGCACTTTGGATTTTAGGAGCGTAATCATCAATGCTACAAATGTGACACTATTTTCAAatgtattgaaaataaattaacgatCACGGAAATACcttcaaatgataaaatatttatttttgaccaATATTTTGCATGTTAACAGTAATCTTTCTGTGTTTAATAGATGGACAAACCATTCCTGGTTCATTTGTATAAGATCCTATGGCTTTCTCATACGAGAATAACAAGCCACGCTGGCCTTAATCAGCAGAGTCCTATGGGATGAGAAATTCTGAGAAGCACGTAGTCACTGCTCAAGTTTGAACACAGACATTCACATGCACTAATTCACATGGCAGACAAAATGTCGACATCATTTAATAGTGAGAAGAATTGGATGCACCTTGTGGCTGGCATCGAGCAGGATTGAGGTGGCTGCATATCCTTGCGTGAAGCGCTTGGAATCAAATCAATTCATCTTGCCGAATATACTCTCGGTACAGTTTTATTGATAGTTTAAAATGTCcatcacaaataaaataatatgacaagCAGTAACTTTTAAGGCTTGGGCTGCGCATTGAGTCTATAGACCGAGTGGTCGCGCCTAACGGAAATCACACTATTATGAcactgattaactgaaccaaaaaTTGTAACCAGAACCTAAATGGAAATTCAAAAAACGGCTAGGAGAAGAAATTGTTGAGGTTAACAAATTATTAACAGATTCAAATACGTTTTGACCCTTAACTCAACCTTCGCACTCTCTCCGAACCGCCCTaggtggtgggggaggcccatgaccaacctctaCTAGGAATAGGTTTTACTTTATTCGTCTTTGGCCGAGGCCTCCTGTTCCTGCTCTTTGCCTTCCGCCGACACCGTTTAGGTTGGTAGAAGATTAAGAAACCCATCACTTCTCTGGTTCGTCTGCTACTGCAATCAAATCATTCACGcttgaccacacactttcaggaaAGGTGAAAAATGGAAATCAGGACTCAGGACGTGCAGGATAAGAACgaaaaaaagaaatgtgtagaCCCATATTGCTTCTACAGGCATGCGGTTTTCTGGAGCtgagattaattagttgcatcACTCCTTTTTTTAATCATGTAACGACAACTATTGTGATGTTAGACGCCATTTTCTGGAAATGGTCATTGGAGTTGGTATGTAACCTTCGACTTGGAAAAGGTTGTGGCGGGAAATCGGTCTGTGCCTTAACCAATATGTTACACCGACCTGTAActaatgcatgcatgtctgaagaacattgCAGAGTACATCATAAAAACGCGAGGCCGCTACAATAATCATAAGTGTCTCCCTCTGTGGAAATCGCGCAACTGTGCGAGTGCAGGACGTGGACACACAgtcacatatggaagtttgggtcggttctGGGGGAGCGCTCGGATGACCGACCGtttgcgtaaagcgggaaatacTGGTCACCAATATATTGTGCAGCTGCATATTCGCAGTTTCGAACACATTTCTTATATTTCGTACAGCTGTCGGCTGCAGCAGTGCCTGTTGCTTCAGACCTGTCCCAAAAGAGATGTCAGCGCGCTAACTATGTTGACAGCTTGAACTAGCGACTGGAAACAACATATGTGCGTTCGATCAGTTGGCTGTGAGCAGAGTTAAGTAATGGACACGCGGCAGCAGTGTCTCAACCGTGTTGTGTCAAAAATCAAAAGGGAGctgcatctctaaatcaagtgatcAACGCATCCGCTAGAATGttccgaagaagagaaaagtgtgtgcaaagtttgtaccACACACCTTGGCTCCTGAGTAAAACCAATGACGCACGGACACCTGCCACTAATTTACTGAAATGCAAAACGTGGCCAATTCTTTCATGGAAAAAACTCATCATGGGCCACGAGACTGCTGTTATCAATACGAACGTATCACAAATCGACAAAGTACATAAATCCACACGAAGCGCTAACATTTTGACGACACATTAACatcattcaagccaatgtgacgcgcgagttgaGCTATATCCGAAAGAAGGACGTTCTGTGCATTGCACTCAAGTGGGGGGAGACTCCGTAGAACATCTGTAGGATTTTACTGATAGTCTCGAAACCTTATGGATTAATGGGGTGTAGTTCTCATACACATTAATTATCAAATCTCCTTCAGTATGAACGAGTTGAGCTATGCATTATGTGGACTCATAAATTGTTGCAGTAACCATATTCGAGGTGAGCGAGTATTTTATAAAATAATGGAGACATGCAGAGTGTAATATGGTAATTGCatttacttatacagtagacattttcTTATGTTTATCTCTATATAGTTTAGTCACTGCTAGTTGGAAGACTTGAGGTTAACTGTGTATCTGTGACTAGCGATCACCAAACTTCGTGGACAACCAACACGCCAGTGTATGAACAGCTACAGTGCCGTTGTTCAATCCTTCTCctttttattttgaatgtttctCTAAAATGTTGCTTACTAACTGGGTTCATACAAACTGGGTTCATACAACCACCAAAGACACAATTATGCAACGTAGTTGAAAACAGGATCTTGCCGTTGTGGTAACACTGGTTACCGCcatattaccgaagttaagcgttgtcgtgCTTGCCTAGCACTCTGAAGGGTGACTGTTCGGTTCTGTCGAGcattgttggcaagcggagtgcacgcAGCCCTTCTGAAGCCAATCGAGTAGCTGTGTTGGTCACGAGGGCTGACAAAGCTCAGGAGAgcagtgtgatgaccacatgctcctccacatcCGCCTCCAGTGATGCCAATCAGCTGAGGCGTCACGGCAGTCGGTCGCTACCATCGGTCCTTCCGACGTACCGCCGTGCTGCAAGAGTGGCGCGGATGATACTTGAACTGCCCGGCCAGGATGTTGCTCGTCAGTCATTGGGGTTAGATCGGTTTTAAACTGCTCAGTTATTAAAATTTTCACCGATCATAGAACTTTCACCATATTGTAAAATTTATCTGAGAATAGATTTTGCCGATTTCTCTCCTTCAGAGAGCAAATTTCAAGCGGACACACCGTCGTTAAATGGAGTAtggaggttataaacaaaacaatttttatccgTCAGCAATTCTCAGCTCATCCCAATAAGGCCAACTTAAAGTCATGAAAGTGCAAAGCTCCTCTGGCAAACTGTTTTATTTCTACTTCAGTTTGTCTCTTAAATTATCAAATGTTCCACGTACTATTTATCTTACAGAATAGGTCTTTGAACGTCGTCTTCACATCTTTTTCTCTTTCGTACAGCGTTATTGACTATCACATAAGTTCATTAGTATTGGTTTTAATTTTGTGGCGGACGGAAATAATTCGCGATCACCTTCAGTTCTCACGATATTAGCTCCCTCGCATCGTGCACTACTTTGAGACTCTGGCGTATTCAGAGCATTTCACATGTAGCAGTCTTTCAGTTTACCTGTAGTCTTTCAGACAGCCGCAGTTTACGTAGTTCCCATTACAGCTCACCAAAATCAGTGGTTGAGTTGTGTGCTCAAGTCTGACAGCCATACTGAAGGCAACAACTGGCCACTTCCTTGGGAATAATGCCTACCTGCCCCCAGATATAGGCCGAACCATAACGGCTGGCAGATCTATGGCGTTAGCCGCGCTTGTCGTTCACAATCTACAGAAATCCTTCGACAGTGCAAGGCAGATTAAGATCTTCACAGTCGTTTCACGACTGCAGCTAAAGTACAGAGATAGAGCAACAAACCAcaacaatataaaaaattaagaGTGGTTACGAAACTGGAAGGTTCGGATAGACAGGACTGTGTCAAGGGGGGTGTGAGACACTATTGCATTTTATCATCACTTTTATTCAATTATTACTTCAAAGAATCAGTGCGAGAAGGGTGGGATAATTTCGGAAGAGGTTTAAAAGTGAAACTTTGCAGAGGCTCGCTGACGGCATAGCATTTCCGGCCGCAGAAGGGGTTATGCAGGACTAGCTGTGAAGAATGAACAGCGTACTTCACACCGTATATGGCTTAAGGATAAACAAAGTAGAGGAACAAGTGTGGaaaagtagtagaaaagagaataAGACTCGCTTAACATCGGATTGTGGAGAGACAGAGCAATGGAAGAAGTGAAAGAATACTCCTGTCTGAGAAGGACGGACTCAGTACATAGAAAaaccaaaacatctacatctacatcatactccacaagcctcctaatggtgtgtcgcggagggtactttcggtacaacTATTTGatacctccaaccctgttccactcgcgaatagtgggtgggaagaatgattgtcggtaagcctctgtattggctctaatttctcgaatagcctttggtgaaattaaaagcaagggcggtaacaataagagtgcaaccgggattccaccgttaaatgcagaggagagagtagacaggtggaaagagtacattcaaggccTCTACAAGGGGAAGACGTATCTAATGAcgtgacaaaagaagaaacaggagtcgatatagaagagataggggatccaccgttagaatcagaatttagaagagcttcggAAAACTTACGATCGAATAagtcagaaggggtagataacattccatcagaattcctaaaatcattgtggggaggtggcaacaaaacgattattcacgttggcgcGTAGAAtatgtctggcgatataccatctgactttcggaaaacatcatccacataattccaaagaatgtaagagccaacaagtgctatagttatcgcacaatcagcttaaaagctcatgcatccaagttgctgaccagaataatatacagaagaacggaaaagaaaactgaggatgtgctaggtgaagatcggtttggctttaggaaaggtaaaggcaccagaggggcaattctgacgttgcggttgactaaaagaaaaatcaagacacattcaaaggatttgtcgacctggaaaaagcgttcgacggtgtaaaatggtgcaagatgttcgaaaatgttagaaaaataggggtaagctataggtaaaACGGGTgacatacaatacgtacaagagctaaGAGCGAATAAtcagagtggacgatcaaggacgaGGTGCTCGAatcaaaaagggtataagacagggatgaagtctttcgcgcccacttttcaatctgtacattgaagaaccaatgatggaaataaaagaaagtttcaggagtggggttaaaattcaaggagaaaggatatcaatgatacgattcgctgacgacgttggtatcctgagtgaaagtgaagcagaattacgtgatatactgaatggaatgaagtctaatgagtacagaatatggattgagagtaaatcgaagaaagaggaaagtaatgagaagtagaagaaatgagaacagcgagaaacttaacatcaggattgatggtcacgaagtagatgaagttcaggaattctgctacctagacagcgaaATTGGCGCAGGAGAGAAATTATTGGCTGGTCGCATCGTCGAACCAGTCAGAATACGGATGATACGGTGATGGTCGAAACAAGGAAGAAATCAGAAGAAGGTTGACACAAGCGTATAAAGCGTTGCTCTATAAAACAGCTCTATTGGAATCAGTTAACGTTATGGAAATGAGGAATAAGTGTAGATCTAAGTACAATATTGACTGGAAGTACAACatggagccgcgcggggtagccgcgtggtctcgggcgcgTTGTCGCGGTCCgtacggctccctccgtcggaggttcgagtcctccctcgggcatgggtgtgcttgttgtccatagcgtaagttagtttaagttagattaactagtgcgtaggcttagggaccgatgaccttagcagtttggtcccataagaccttaccacaaatttccaaaattttgcatCATGTACAGTCGGTAATCAGTAGAGAAAGTGAGTGGGAATGCGGCGCTATTGAAGAATGATAAAAATTGTGTGAACAGATAAAGTACGAAGTGATGAAGTACTGAGATAATGGGTGATGAAGTAAATTTATGGAAAATCCTTACCAGAAGAAAAGCCCAGGTTTGTgggatgactctgagcactatgcgacttaacttcttaggccatcagtcgcctagaacttagaactaattaaacctatataacctaaggacatcacacacatccatgcccgaggcgggattcgaacctgcgaccgtagcggtcgcccggctccagactgtagcgcctagaaccgcacggccactctgcccGGCGTTTGTGGGACATCTGCAACAACATCCAGTAGTAATTATTTcggtagaagaagaagaaagtgatgatgaagaagaagggatACGTGGTAGGAGCAGACGAAGACAGGAATATGCGAAACACAATATAGAGTATGTTGGCTGTAGTAGTTACACAGAGCTGTAAAAATTAGCGCTGGATGGGAAAAGATGTTGGGCAGCATCAAATCAGACTTATACGTATTACTTACCACTACAGTAAAAGTTTTTTGATCGACCGGAGTCGTTATTGAAGAGAATTCTGAACTCAGGTGAAAGAAATCACGTATTTTATTGCTATGATTATCCGTGGAAAAGTTATTACCAATATTCTTTGTGTGACAATATCGCGAAAAGGAAAAGTTAACGCTGATTTATCTTTAGTGGCCCACTCACCAGGACtgaactttcaaaaaaaaaaaaaaaaaaaaaaagacacaaaacGAAATAAGGTTATTATCTATCGCATTGTCGATAAAAAGTTATTAGAGGTGGAGCACTAGCTGTATTGAAGAAGGATGAGGGAGGAAACAGCTGAGAGCTTATTCAGAAATGTGTTTGATGTGTTTTAGTGATAGTAATACACAGGAGAAGTAAATGAGCAGAGTGGCCACTCAGATAACAAGGGATAAATGTTTTTACACTTTGTCCTTTGCAGATGATCAGATAGTGGTGGATAATGAAGAGGATGATGTCTGTTTTATGCTAAGAAACTTATTAGAAGAAAATGAGAAGTGGTGTCAAAAGACTGATACCAACGCAGTGGAGAAAGTGTAAGAAACATAACAATAGATGGCCATCACATGAAGGCAtgcagaaaatttaaatatttggatGCAGCCCTATCAGAAGACGGATTAAGTAATTGGGAATTAGAGCAATGATTTGTTCATGGGAGAACAGCAATCCAGAAGCTAAACACTATGTTATGGTCTTCTGAGATGAAAAGTAAAGAAGATCCTATAACAATTTATGGATGCGAGTGCTGGAagcttagtgaaaaaaaaaaaaaaaaaaaaaaaaaaaaaaaaaaaccgaattgAGAGTTGTCGCTGTCTGCTGCGACAATTCTAGATTCATTCAAAGAATGCCTCAGGTCACAGGGCAGTAGCTCCTAAATACCCATATCATGCATTAGTTGTTGGAGGCAAGTTTAacttaccgagtatagactgggacgtttATGGATCGTTGCAGGGGGTACAAACAGACTGttatgtgaagtacttttgaacacgctttctgaaaactgtctttagCAGCTAGTTCGGCGGTCCACAGGCGATGGAAATATCTGAGACCTtttagctacaaataggctggaccttatcgGCAACGTCAGTACGGAAACGAGGATTAGCGATCATAATGTCATTATagaaactatggttacgaaagttaataaatcagttaagaatgctagaa of Schistocerca serialis cubense isolate TAMUIC-IGC-003099 chromosome 2, iqSchSeri2.2, whole genome shotgun sequence contains these proteins:
- the LOC126456252 gene encoding serine/threonine-protein phosphatase 6 regulatory ankyrin repeat subunit A-like, producing the protein MTTKKWTVEEVFRWTPVRFAEETDSWEWIEKMLQGGMSAKDLLVTKRRLSIRETAASLMRDICTAGHLQLMRLALSVDAKLASARLDECGSTPLHVAAASRRDAAVRLLLEAGADYDVRDGSGRTALHAAAASGNVYAFRLLLDAGSDPESQDSEGNTAVHLACEGGHTSVLMALYDRGVSRCLVKIQLLLAAESCNVEGVRLALKQTSSWGSGWSDLHCVAIKGSGTAVRTLLAAGVDPNARDANGDTPLHAVAAAGCPGAAEALVEAGAHVDAADSSGSTPLHYAVRAGNLGVARVLLAAGADVEARDAEGDTPLLRAAARGCADAVAALVAAGARTDAANAAGRTAAQVARLLGHNGLISALLDLAHNHSAREAIPVVAIPRSEVLVDTI